In the genome of Gloeotrichia echinulata CP02, one region contains:
- a CDS encoding fatty acid desaturase, with amino-acid sequence MEATVKKSDFVLTPYMKSNDLRGAYQILNTVVPYVLLWVLAIKAASVSFWLLPPIMVLITLFSLRCFSLMHDCGHYSLFSSNRVNRVIGFMLGVINAIPQYPWSRGHAYHHKTNGDWERYRGPSALISTDEFALLSPSAQKRYELLRHPLMIFPGGFFYLAIKPRLALIKGTYGFIVHLLTCLKTDPGIGLAKIISSYKSKNWYTTGEFWDLLFNNICVVGGWIFFSYWLGFGFFFSVYSITLTCSAAIFICVFFVQHNFDGSYAHKTEGWEYLRGAIYGSSYLKLPPILKWFSADIGYHNIHHLSEKIPNYNLEACHNQNIHLLADVKTLEIADIPDCFKFILWDCAANQLVSIASFHQTVSVGMMEKEVGSVKNQKSVISVKN; translated from the coding sequence ATGGAAGCCACAGTAAAAAAGTCGGATTTCGTCCTGACTCCTTATATGAAGAGCAATGACTTGCGGGGAGCGTATCAAATCCTCAATACAGTTGTTCCTTATGTCCTTTTATGGGTTTTGGCAATTAAAGCAGCTTCCGTTTCTTTTTGGTTACTTCCACCGATCATGGTTTTGATCACACTCTTTTCACTGCGTTGTTTTTCTTTAATGCATGATTGCGGACACTATTCACTCTTTAGTTCAAATCGGGTCAACCGGGTTATAGGTTTTATGCTGGGGGTGATCAATGCGATTCCCCAATATCCCTGGTCAAGAGGACATGCTTATCACCACAAAACCAATGGCGATTGGGAACGGTATCGCGGACCTTCTGCATTGATCTCGACGGATGAGTTTGCTCTCCTCTCGCCATCTGCTCAGAAACGGTATGAACTGCTAAGACACCCATTGATGATTTTTCCGGGTGGGTTTTTCTATCTAGCGATTAAGCCAAGATTGGCACTGATTAAGGGAACTTATGGTTTTATCGTTCATCTACTGACTTGTCTGAAGACAGATCCGGGTATAGGTTTAGCCAAAATCATCTCCTCGTATAAATCGAAAAATTGGTACACAACGGGTGAGTTTTGGGATCTACTCTTTAACAACATTTGCGTAGTCGGTGGCTGGATTTTTTTCAGCTATTGGCTTGGCTTTGGGTTCTTCTTTAGCGTCTACTCAATTACGTTAACGTGTTCTGCGGCGATTTTCATCTGTGTATTCTTTGTGCAGCACAACTTTGATGGCTCATACGCTCATAAAACCGAAGGATGGGAGTATTTGCGGGGTGCGATTTATGGGAGCAGCTACCTGAAGCTACCCCCGATTTTGAAGTGGTTTTCGGCAGATATTGGCTATCATAATATTCATCATCTCTCTGAAAAAATTCCGAATTATAACCTCGAAGCTTGCCACAATCAAAATATTCACTTACTTGCAGATGTAAAAACACTAGAAATAGCAGATATTCCTGATTGTTTTAAATTCATCCTGTGGGATTGTGCCGCAAATCAGCTGGTGTCGATCGCATCATTTCATCAAACAGTCTCCGTGGGAATGATGGAAAAAGAAGTAGGGTCCGTCAAAAACCAAAAATCAGTCATCTCCGTTAAAAATTAA
- a CDS encoding P-loop NTPase fold protein: MSNDLINLISKSNPFQGRLVVRSQNVWGQSFPDVQSLNSHASDTVYEAIEKVRTKERQVIGITIKAERGLGKSHLISRIRHKLQIDGSALFVYMSQCDDLNRIKTAFLSTLANSLKQLGSQGVSQWQELATALVNEAFKKNYTPQQLVNQFPGALAKNPKVVEVWRDQVLGIKADIENPDILTAILWTLSPDPAYEIFAIRWLAGNSLVQTKADSMGLANISADDKEAESFNTVRQILDLISDYKPIVVCFDEMENLGCNDAGFTGAQVTALLAKDLYDKIKQGILLTSIYPETWIHQVKKLPYAEAVVDRIGEQVIDLKHLNSDDVVALISRWLEDFYQEHGLTPPNPLYPFNEQELRDLGKERPIVRKVLKWCAENFKLPDVDPVIVIKTHPVEFAYNQQIAALETTKQDYIEDKATLAQALRLGFSAVIGETIENVKVEKVVDVQVKAVDRGYVDFKIVGKENSKDVKIGIAVLQESGGLVVQATLKRLIRYKDFDLTRGCLVRSKQINKGATKAQEYLSDLLSPKLGGEWVLLKFEDIKPLLALHFVMKGREDDELSEDQIIDFIREKRIAIDNYLIREILSNPSGQVPQDAVNEEIDNSTVILNQIASAENTSNFDLF; encoded by the coding sequence ATGTCGAACGATTTAATTAATCTTATCAGCAAAAGCAACCCTTTTCAAGGACGCTTAGTAGTTAGAAGTCAAAATGTTTGGGGACAAAGTTTTCCGGATGTACAATCTTTAAATTCTCATGCTTCTGATACTGTTTATGAAGCAATTGAGAAAGTTCGTACCAAAGAGCGACAAGTTATAGGTATTACTATTAAAGCAGAAAGAGGGCTAGGTAAAAGCCATCTTATAAGCAGAATTCGCCATAAGTTACAGATTGATGGTAGTGCTTTATTTGTTTATATGAGTCAGTGTGATGATTTAAATCGTATTAAAACAGCATTTTTAAGCACTCTCGCAAATAGTCTCAAACAACTAGGTAGTCAAGGTGTTAGTCAATGGCAGGAATTAGCAACAGCCTTAGTTAATGAAGCTTTCAAAAAAAACTATACACCTCAACAGCTAGTAAATCAATTTCCAGGTGCATTAGCTAAAAATCCCAAGGTAGTTGAAGTTTGGCGAGATCAGGTGCTAGGTATCAAGGCTGACATCGAAAATCCTGATATTCTTACTGCGATTTTATGGACGTTATCTCCTGACCCAGCTTATGAAATATTTGCCATTCGATGGCTTGCTGGTAATAGCCTAGTACAGACTAAAGCTGATTCAATGGGGTTAGCTAATATAAGCGCAGATGATAAAGAGGCTGAATCATTCAATACAGTACGACAAATTCTTGACTTAATTAGTGATTATAAGCCAATCGTAGTTTGTTTCGATGAAATGGAAAATTTAGGATGTAATGATGCGGGATTTACAGGAGCACAAGTTACTGCTCTCTTGGCAAAAGACTTATATGACAAAATTAAACAGGGGATTTTGCTAACATCTATATATCCTGAAACATGGATACATCAAGTAAAAAAATTACCTTATGCTGAAGCAGTTGTAGATAGAATAGGTGAACAGGTTATTGATTTAAAACATCTCAATTCTGATGATGTTGTTGCCTTAATTTCTCGATGGCTGGAAGATTTTTATCAGGAGCATGGTTTAACACCTCCTAATCCACTTTACCCGTTTAATGAACAGGAACTAAGAGATTTAGGTAAAGAAAGACCAATAGTTAGAAAAGTTTTGAAATGGTGTGCTGAGAATTTTAAATTGCCTGATGTTGACCCAGTAATAGTAATAAAAACACACCCTGTGGAATTTGCTTATAATCAACAAATAGCTGCTTTAGAAACTACTAAACAAGATTACATCGAGGATAAAGCAACTCTGGCTCAAGCACTCCGATTAGGATTTAGTGCAGTCATTGGTGAAACCATAGAAAATGTGAAAGTTGAAAAAGTTGTTGATGTTCAAGTAAAAGCTGTTGATAGAGGCTATGTGGATTTTAAAATTGTTGGCAAAGAAAATAGCAAAGATGTCAAAATTGGCATAGCTGTTCTGCAAGAATCTGGGGGTTTAGTAGTCCAAGCTACATTGAAACGGTTAATTCGCTACAAAGATTTTGATTTAACTCGTGGTTGTTTAGTTCGCTCTAAGCAAATTAATAAAGGTGCTACTAAAGCACAAGAGTATTTAAGTGATCTGTTATCCCCAAAATTGGGTGGTGAATGGGTATTATTGAAATTTGAAGACATCAAACCACTTTTAGCATTGCATTTTGTCATGAAAGGTCGTGAAGATGATGAATTAAGCGAAGATCAGATCATAGATTTTATTCGCGAAAAGCGGATAGCAATTGATAATTATCTGATACGTGAAATTCTCAGCAACCCATCAGGACAAGTTCCTCAAGATGCAGTTAACGAAGAAATTGATAACAGCACAGTAATTTTAAATCAAATTGCAAGTGCCGAAAATACTAGTAACTTTGATTTATTTTAA
- a CDS encoding Nif11-like leader peptide family natural product precursor: MHYQIWNFFYSDDEVYQSWKAKVNQENIKFNQFTWEKISHFLWAIDQNSPLKTELIYTHSLGDFIEKARDNGYSFTEDELASVVITSQEIWNLFAIAQKTPPLQAELLSAKNPQKFIKIAAENGYHFSIEALGWVLTNIKSSSQVTITSYSGDSYVGPVIGRINTLAWICLAEEWGLVAPFCHRDKPNLGILSGWDRDIDDDKSFWSQCWLPRGYFNQRLMSQS, encoded by the coding sequence ATGCATTATCAGATTTGGAATTTTTTTTACAGTGATGATGAAGTCTATCAGTCCTGGAAAGCCAAAGTCAATCAGGAGAATATTAAATTTAATCAGTTTACATGGGAAAAAATTAGTCATTTTTTATGGGCGATAGACCAAAATTCCCCTTTGAAGACTGAACTTATATACACTCATAGCTTGGGGGATTTTATTGAAAAAGCAAGAGATAATGGTTATAGTTTTACTGAAGATGAACTGGCTTCGGTTGTGATTACAAGTCAAGAGATTTGGAATTTGTTTGCTATAGCACAAAAAACACCACCTCTGCAAGCAGAATTGTTATCAGCTAAAAATCCCCAAAAGTTCATCAAAATTGCTGCAGAAAATGGCTATCACTTTTCCATAGAAGCTTTAGGATGGGTGTTGACAAATATCAAGTCATCTTCACAAGTTACGATTACTAGCTATTCTGGGGACAGCTATGTCGGTCCAGTGATTGGCAGAATAAATACTTTAGCATGGATTTGCTTGGCTGAAGAATGGGGACTCGTGGCACCATTTTGTCATCGGGATAAACCAAATCTTGGTATATTATCGGGATGGGATCGTGATATAGACGATGATAAATCTTTTTGGAGTCAGTGCTGGTTACCCAGAGGGTATTTTAACCAACGCCTCATGAGTCAGTCATAA
- a CDS encoding DUF1802 family protein, which translates to MINIALRLPIAEIEALLQGIIIAILSNKFITPGREFALVPTDASINLVPVEQYYRSSFLPIAQSAFSQLNSQGILLQPQQISLFPNNEQLQLPLLAHETVLIQAWARCELCQILDNPELLAALSKLTIWTKKGLETIVAQRKNQRKNIFLAYVRVYELPKSIEVAVNLNSEFVHLPQELRVSEATPVLTDRIFAQRKRQLENLEPPLHPELEELQSALASLSITNPAAKELDDDIKVFLGWSSDKLIKQPDPNLAWINDIAKLGDRSIEKDEGKTNYQAGTDFENIVRKSLEFLGFTVDYFHKGGAGGVDVFCSQPYPLVGECKAGKKIPNDTAVQLLNLGTLRLKNQELFKQATKLIIGPGKPTTQLQDAAKIQDMAIINPETLEKLVRLQSIYRNSIDLFKLKEYLKAGQSDDEVEKYIDQVYKEMSLRSQIIKVVKELSEQDNQISQATHPCFTVTEIRAHYNATHNRKQTDDQVCELLIELSSPLTGYLGREKGDNWRSDRFYFLRDLPIN; encoded by the coding sequence ATGATTAATATAGCATTGCGTTTACCAATAGCAGAAATTGAGGCATTATTGCAAGGAATAATAATTGCAATATTATCTAATAAATTTATTACTCCAGGACGAGAATTTGCTCTTGTTCCAACAGATGCGTCAATTAATTTAGTACCAGTTGAGCAGTACTATCGCTCCAGTTTCTTACCTATTGCTCAAAGTGCATTTTCACAACTAAATAGTCAGGGTATTTTACTACAACCACAGCAAATTAGTTTGTTCCCAAATAATGAACAGTTACAATTACCTTTACTAGCTCATGAAACAGTTTTAATTCAAGCATGGGCTAGGTGTGAACTGTGCCAAATTTTGGATAATCCTGAATTATTAGCTGCTTTATCTAAGTTAACTATTTGGACAAAAAAAGGGTTAGAGACAATAGTAGCACAACGAAAAAATCAACGAAAAAATATATTTCTGGCATATGTGCGAGTCTATGAGTTGCCTAAATCAATTGAAGTTGCGGTAAATTTAAACAGTGAGTTTGTTCATTTACCACAGGAATTAAGGGTTTCTGAAGCAACACCAGTATTAACTGATCGCATCTTCGCCCAACGCAAACGCCAATTAGAAAATCTAGAACCGCCCCTGCATCCTGAATTAGAAGAATTGCAGAGCGCTTTAGCCTCCCTCAGCATCACCAACCCAGCCGCTAAAGAATTAGATGACGATATCAAAGTCTTTTTAGGTTGGAGTAGTGACAAACTAATTAAGCAACCAGATCCAAATTTAGCTTGGATAAATGATATTGCAAAATTGGGCGATCGCAGCATAGAAAAAGATGAGGGTAAAACTAATTATCAAGCTGGTACAGATTTTGAAAATATAGTTCGCAAGAGTCTTGAATTTCTAGGGTTTACAGTTGATTATTTCCACAAAGGCGGTGCTGGTGGTGTAGATGTATTCTGTTCACAACCCTATCCATTAGTTGGAGAATGCAAAGCTGGTAAAAAAATTCCCAATGATACTGCTGTACAACTACTAAATTTGGGAACACTACGCCTGAAAAATCAAGAATTATTTAAACAAGCTACTAAATTAATTATTGGTCCTGGTAAACCTACAACCCAACTTCAAGACGCTGCAAAAATACAAGATATGGCTATTATTAACCCGGAAACACTAGAAAAATTGGTCAGACTGCAAAGTATTTATAGAAATTCAATAGACTTATTTAAGCTAAAAGAATACCTCAAAGCTGGTCAATCTGATGACGAGGTAGAAAAGTATATTGACCAAGTTTACAAAGAAATGAGTCTGCGATCGCAGATTATCAAAGTAGTCAAAGAACTTTCTGAACAAGACAACCAAATTTCACAAGCTACACATCCGTGTTTCACAGTTACAGAAATTCGTGCTCATTACAATGCTACTCACAACCGCAAGCAAACTGATGATCAAGTCTGCGAGTTACTTATAGAACTATCATCGCCCTTAACCGGCTACCTAGGACGAGAAAAAGGAGATAATTGGAGGAGCGATCGCTTTTATTTCTTACGCGACTTACCAATAAACTAA
- a CDS encoding tetratricopeptide repeat protein, which translates to MLRRLFQWLKKFFKRPFGSQQTHSQNATRGRRVVESPPELTNADLELLFTQMLEGVHQARGKQWVVKYLQRMENRISDDRWLSWLLVFGERLLISPAPNLQLATRMVQLGELGIGQIGELAYEIGIRLLTRNMATEYGENEEPEEVETTTPEETLLISPGEELIRNLGERLWDYEEEDGESTIPAPEFISVQETWTGNLGELIWEYDQQIDSETTKRATLLIPSEEDAIAHLGELFWDYHEPEQVETIKPEPLLTPHPEAREIPPLIEEKQEQSLARSEPDVAEVLDVLLGRLDENTNLVQQLVSDLAIQKSNPQVIVESKSEQAQAFFYQALQQAKTGNLLGAIAFYNQAIELKPEYYEYWFNLALTLFHLERFAEAIASYEQVIRLKPDHYKAWYNRGGILGELGQFDEAIACFEQVIKIQPEYQQAWSSRGLALLKLGQLWEAISSYDQALVLQPEDQDNWYYRGIALALGEQYEEAIASYDKALEIQPDYQEVWIDRGVVLFNLGRWSEAIASYDQALEIQPDFYLAWYNRGIALDNLFHREEAIASYRKAITIKPDFHVAWYNQAVAMFYLGRFAEAIASYDSALQINLDYWEAWIGRGTAAGNLVNPDALLNLFTSITATNPALKESGYQGKLASYQEGLKYVRPDTYPEGWGRLHLAIANTHYERGKKHSTPRYYWQQAVAEYNQALSTLTIEDFPKLHLEVLQSLIKTHLGLGETEPAQEFLRQATDLFHQLIFEPTRSDDSKKQLSLKFAGLGQLAVDLAVEYGDLVEAWEIAEDGKNTCFNSLLFGLREEIYSPRYDSIQELLNPTTAIIYWHVSPTCLHTFILKDEAPSPILIFTPMQNFGVIPSTVATIYGDEFPLPEAVERLREFETWLEDWHQQYQEYRQIQDQQSKRNHSWHLDMEQRLLELRNLLNISTIEQELEGITQLILIPHRELHRLPIHALFGHYSLFEEDISSVAANYTISYLPSVQIGLTLKAEPIWHKDNQLFLSVEYPNSTGYSPLKFAKMQSELVSEMFVHCQRIQGGQATKNIVENALFDDHHIFHFTGHSTNNLTEPRKSELALAYEDKLTLEEIIQQTLVSYNLVTLSGCETISNHNHNITSEYVDLVSGFLSAGVSLVVSTLWTVESFANALVMIEFYRRLQPDKSAATALTEATAWLKELTARELTQWYEDLLLNLHPDELRIRAYVATQMYRTSKLAPEQKLYTHPYFWAAFTIAGKLQ; encoded by the coding sequence ATGCTCAGGCGGCTATTTCAGTGGCTTAAAAAGTTTTTCAAGCGCCCCTTTGGCAGTCAGCAGACTCATTCTCAGAATGCCACAAGGGGACGCAGGGTGGTGGAGTCACCACCGGAACTGACGAATGCGGATTTGGAACTTTTGTTTACCCAGATGCTGGAAGGCGTGCATCAAGCACGAGGAAAGCAGTGGGTGGTAAAGTATCTGCAGCGGATGGAAAATCGTATTAGTGATGACCGTTGGCTGAGTTGGTTGCTGGTTTTTGGTGAAAGATTGTTAATTTCGCCTGCTCCGAATCTTCAGTTAGCAACGCGAATGGTGCAGCTGGGTGAACTTGGTATTGGCCAAATCGGTGAACTGGCTTATGAAATCGGTATTCGGCTGTTGACGCGGAATATGGCGACAGAGTATGGCGAGAATGAGGAACCAGAAGAGGTTGAAACTACTACGCCGGAAGAAACTCTGCTCATTTCTCCTGGAGAAGAGTTAATCCGTAACTTAGGTGAACGGTTATGGGACTATGAGGAGGAAGATGGCGAAAGCACAATACCAGCGCCGGAGTTCATTTCTGTTCAAGAAACATGGACGGGCAATTTAGGAGAGCTGATCTGGGAGTATGATCAACAAATAGATAGCGAAACTACAAAACGAGCAACTTTGCTGATTCCCTCAGAGGAAGATGCGATCGCTCATTTGGGCGAACTGTTCTGGGATTATCACGAGCCAGAACAGGTGGAGACGATAAAACCAGAACCTCTGCTCACTCCCCACCCAGAAGCGCGAGAAATTCCCCCCTTAATAGAGGAGAAACAGGAGCAGTCTTTGGCTAGATCAGAGCCTGATGTAGCCGAGGTCTTAGATGTGCTGTTAGGGAGATTGGATGAAAATACGAATTTAGTTCAGCAACTGGTTTCGGATCTGGCAATTCAAAAGAGCAATCCTCAAGTTATTGTTGAGTCAAAATCCGAGCAGGCGCAAGCATTTTTTTATCAAGCTCTCCAGCAAGCGAAAACAGGCAATTTGTTAGGAGCAATTGCATTTTATAATCAAGCAATAGAACTTAAACCTGAATATTATGAATATTGGTTTAACTTAGCCCTGACACTATTTCATTTAGAACGGTTTGCTGAGGCGATCGCATCTTATGAGCAGGTGATAAGACTCAAACCAGACCACTACAAAGCTTGGTACAATCGCGGTGGTATCCTCGGTGAATTAGGACAATTTGACGAAGCCATTGCTTGTTTTGAACAAGTGATAAAAATTCAGCCTGAATACCAACAAGCTTGGTCTAGTAGAGGCTTGGCGCTACTGAAATTAGGGCAGTTATGGGAAGCCATTTCTAGTTATGACCAAGCCCTAGTTTTGCAACCAGAAGACCAGGATAACTGGTATTATCGAGGTATAGCATTGGCTTTGGGTGAGCAATATGAGGAGGCGATCGCATCCTATGACAAAGCTTTGGAAATCCAACCCGATTACCAGGAAGTTTGGATTGATCGGGGTGTAGTACTGTTTAATTTAGGACGTTGGTCAGAGGCGATCGCATCTTATGATCAAGCTCTAGAAATCCAACCCGACTTCTACTTAGCCTGGTACAATCGCGGTATAGCTTTAGATAACTTATTCCATCGCGAAGAAGCGATCGCCTCCTACCGCAAAGCTATCACCATCAAACCAGACTTCCACGTAGCTTGGTATAATCAAGCAGTAGCAATGTTTTATTTAGGAAGATTTGCCGAAGCGATCGCCTCTTATGACAGTGCTTTGCAAATCAACCTTGACTATTGGGAAGCTTGGATTGGTCGAGGAACCGCCGCCGGCAATTTAGTTAATCCTGATGCGCTGTTAAATTTATTTACTAGCATCACAGCCACAAATCCAGCCCTGAAGGAGAGTGGTTATCAAGGCAAATTGGCTAGCTATCAGGAAGGTTTAAAATACGTTCGCCCAGACACCTATCCAGAAGGTTGGGGTAGATTACATTTAGCAATTGCGAATACTCACTACGAACGAGGAAAAAAACATTCCACACCCCGTTATTATTGGCAGCAAGCTGTAGCAGAATATAATCAAGCGCTGTCAACTCTGACAATTGAAGATTTTCCTAAGTTACATTTAGAAGTTTTGCAATCGCTGATCAAAACACATTTGGGGTTAGGAGAAACAGAACCAGCACAAGAATTTCTGCGACAAGCTACAGATTTATTTCATCAATTAATTTTTGAACCAACTCGCTCTGATGATAGTAAAAAACAGCTAAGTCTCAAATTTGCAGGTTTAGGGCAATTGGCGGTAGATTTAGCCGTAGAATACGGGGATTTGGTAGAAGCTTGGGAAATCGCCGAAGACGGCAAAAATACTTGTTTCAATTCCCTGCTTTTTGGTTTGCGAGAAGAGATTTACTCACCCAGATATGACTCAATTCAAGAACTGCTAAATCCCACAACTGCAATTATTTACTGGCATGTTAGCCCCACATGTCTACATACCTTCATTCTCAAAGATGAAGCGCCATCCCCAATTTTGATATTTACACCCATGCAGAATTTTGGGGTAATACCTTCAACAGTAGCCACCATATATGGAGATGAGTTTCCCCTCCCGGAAGCAGTGGAACGTCTCAGAGAATTTGAAACTTGGCTGGAAGATTGGCATCAACAATATCAAGAATATCGCCAAATCCAAGACCAACAAAGCAAAAGGAACCATTCCTGGCACTTGGATATGGAACAAAGGCTTTTAGAACTGAGAAATTTGCTCAATATTTCCACAATTGAACAGGAACTTGAAGGTATCACCCAACTGATTTTAATTCCCCACCGTGAATTGCACAGATTGCCTATTCATGCACTATTTGGTCACTATTCTTTGTTCGAGGAAGATATATCAAGTGTTGCAGCGAATTACACTATTAGTTATTTGCCTAGCGTCCAAATCGGCTTAACTCTAAAAGCCGAGCCAATATGGCATAAAGATAATCAATTATTCCTGAGTGTAGAATACCCCAACAGCACAGGTTATTCTCCATTAAAATTTGCCAAAATGCAATCGGAACTTGTTAGTGAAATGTTCGTGCATTGTCAACGTATTCAGGGGGGACAAGCTACTAAAAATATTGTAGAAAATGCCTTATTTGATGATCACCATATATTTCACTTTACAGGGCATAGCACAAACAACTTGACTGAACCTAGAAAATCAGAATTGGCATTAGCGTATGAAGACAAACTCACCCTAGAAGAAATCATTCAACAAACTCTAGTCAGTTACAACCTTGTTACGCTTTCAGGATGCGAAACTATCAGCAATCACAACCACAATATCACCAGCGAATATGTGGATTTAGTTAGTGGTTTCTTGAGTGCGGGAGTTTCCCTGGTGGTGAGTACCCTTTGGACTGTAGAATCATTTGCTAATGCTTTGGTGATGATTGAGTTTTATCGACGACTACAGCCAGATAAATCCGCAGCTACTGCTTTAACCGAAGCCACAGCATGGCTGAAAGAACTCACAGCTAGGGAACTGACACAATGGTATGAAGACTTATTGCTTAATTTGCATCCAGATGAATTAAGAATTAGGGCTTATGTCGCAACACAGATGTATAGAACTAGTAAACTAGCACCAGAGCAAAAACTGTATACTCATCCTTACTTTTGGGCAGCATTTACAATTGCAGGTAAATTACAATAA
- a CDS encoding aspartyl protease — MIEGRFGEKGQLFFEIDLMTSDGLNLPVDAMLDTGFTGFLAINKQDLDGLDWGYIGEEPLRTAKGESRFDIYLGKVILNAQEYEIPVYVGNELTEILLGSEWLKILPLVVNYQGEILTLG; from the coding sequence ATGATTGAGGGTAGATTTGGCGAAAAGGGGCAGTTATTTTTTGAAATTGATTTGATGACATCTGATGGATTAAATTTGCCTGTAGATGCGATGTTAGATACGGGTTTCACAGGCTTTTTGGCTATTAATAAACAAGATTTAGATGGACTTGACTGGGGTTACATCGGTGAGGAACCTTTGCGAACTGCTAAAGGTGAATCAAGATTTGATATTTATTTAGGTAAGGTGATATTAAATGCACAAGAGTATGAAATTCCAGTTTATGTGGGGAATGAATTGACGGAAATTTTGTTGGGTTCAGAATGGTTAAAAATTCTGCCTTTGGTGGTGAATTATCAGGGGGAAATATTGACGCTGGGATAG